The following proteins come from a genomic window of Halomarina ordinaria:
- the queC gene encoding 7-cyano-7-deazaguanine synthase QueC, translating into MSDSSDAPRAVVLVSGGMDSATAVWEARERGYDPLFLHTSYGQRTETKEYECASRLAEECDAADFLHIETDHLSRIGGSSLTDEGMAVGDADTESEEIPDTYVPFRNANLLSMAVSYAEAQAAEAVFIGAHSEDFSGYPDCRPAFFEAFERVVDVGTRPETEITIEAPFAEWSKTHIAERGLDLDVPFEHTWSCYRDEAPACGTCDSCAFRLEAFRAAGARDPIAYAERPDHS; encoded by the coding sequence GTGAGCGACTCATCCGACGCGCCGCGGGCCGTCGTCCTCGTCTCCGGCGGCATGGACAGCGCCACCGCGGTCTGGGAGGCGCGCGAACGCGGCTATGACCCCCTCTTCCTGCACACATCCTACGGTCAGCGCACCGAGACGAAGGAGTACGAGTGTGCGAGTCGACTGGCCGAGGAGTGCGACGCGGCCGACTTCCTGCACATCGAGACCGACCACCTCTCGCGCATCGGCGGCTCCTCGCTGACCGACGAGGGGATGGCCGTCGGCGACGCCGACACCGAGAGCGAGGAGATACCCGACACCTACGTCCCCTTCCGCAACGCGAACCTGCTCTCGATGGCCGTCTCCTACGCCGAGGCACAGGCGGCCGAGGCGGTGTTCATCGGCGCACACTCCGAGGACTTCTCGGGGTACCCCGACTGCCGCCCCGCCTTCTTCGAGGCGTTCGAGCGCGTCGTCGACGTCGGGACGCGCCCCGAGACGGAGATAACCATCGAGGCGCCGTTCGCCGAGTGGTCGAAGACCCACATCGCCGAACGCGGCCTCGACCTCGACGTCCCCTTCGAGCACACCTGGTCGTGTTACCGCGACGAGGCACCCGCCTGCGGCACCTGCGACTCCTGTGCGTTCCGCCTGGAGGCGTTCCGCGCGGCCGGCGCGCGCGACCCCATCGCGTACGCCGAGCGTCCCGACCACTCGTAA
- the ppc gene encoding phosphoenolpyruvate carboxylase, with protein sequence MVTHNRGADEDVEDLTTLLDDVIRTQEPEEAFAAVEAVRESALDYRRGRTDSRDALRDRLSTADAGTANAVARAFTTYFELVNLAEERQRVRAIRTGEDEGTLSDGLEAAAEDLAETPDLVPGILEDVFIEPTFTAHPTEARRKTVKAKLWDVARHLERLDECNLTTGERQRVHRSLHAAVTSLWQTAQVRDRRPTPADEARNVLFYLEHVLLDAVAEVYDEAERALSAELGAVEVPQLVAFRSWAGGDSDGNPYVTPETTDEVLERQREVAVERYREELKALSGELSQDGRRFGVDRDFERSLALDRERFPGIAATATERYPDEPYRQKLRLMRERLARVNDVRPGGYESGEALEADLATLRESLADNGGELVARTHLDPVRRRVETFGLRLASLDLRDHRANHTTAVTEAFSRVGVAYDELDEAERVEVLTDAVLQETPVVDLTDTEDCDEATTRVFERFARLADWHAEYGPEAVDAYCISMTEEASHVLEVLFLADQAGAVELPDYCPIDVVPLLETESALSGARDLMGTLFENEAYAAALAARGNDQEVMLGYSDSNKENGFLAANWDLYRNQRRLADIANEFDVSLRLFHGRGGSISRGGGPMNEALLALPAETVTGRVRFTEQGEAIAEKYGNPHIAERELEQMLNAQLRARKRALERGVESVPERWGEAMETMAGAARTAYRDLLETEGFVRYYEHVTPIAVIERLNLGSRPASRSGERTVEDLRAIPWVFSWTQSRCILPGWYGLATGLDAYLDGEGDLESLRELYAEWPFFRTMLDNAALALARTDMEIAAEYARLADEESRERFFPTLEREYERAVDLVLAVTEREDVLSRQWLRESLRARNPHVDPLNFLQVALLSRSDRTPVGERTLRLTVQGIAAGMKNTG encoded by the coding sequence ATGGTCACGCACAATAGGGGCGCTGACGAGGACGTCGAGGACCTCACCACGCTCCTCGACGACGTCATCCGGACGCAGGAGCCAGAGGAGGCGTTCGCGGCGGTCGAGGCGGTCCGCGAGAGCGCCCTCGACTACCGACGGGGGCGGACCGACTCGCGCGACGCGCTACGCGACCGGCTCTCGACGGCGGACGCGGGGACGGCGAACGCGGTCGCCCGGGCGTTCACCACCTACTTCGAACTGGTGAACCTCGCCGAGGAGCGCCAGCGCGTCCGGGCGATTCGCACCGGCGAGGACGAGGGGACGCTGTCGGACGGTCTCGAGGCCGCCGCCGAAGACCTCGCGGAGACGCCCGACCTCGTCCCCGGGATACTGGAGGACGTGTTCATCGAACCGACGTTCACCGCCCACCCGACGGAGGCGCGCCGGAAGACGGTGAAGGCGAAGCTCTGGGACGTCGCGCGCCACCTCGAACGCCTCGACGAGTGCAACCTGACGACGGGCGAGCGCCAGCGCGTCCACCGCTCGCTCCACGCCGCGGTCACGAGCCTCTGGCAGACCGCCCAGGTGCGCGACCGGCGGCCGACGCCGGCCGACGAGGCGCGGAACGTGCTGTTCTACCTCGAACACGTCCTCCTCGACGCCGTCGCCGAGGTGTACGACGAGGCCGAGCGCGCGCTGTCGGCCGAACTCGGTGCCGTCGAGGTGCCGCAACTGGTCGCCTTCCGGTCGTGGGCCGGCGGCGACAGCGACGGCAACCCCTACGTCACGCCGGAGACGACCGACGAGGTGCTCGAACGCCAGCGCGAGGTGGCCGTCGAGCGCTACCGCGAGGAACTGAAGGCGCTCTCGGGCGAACTGAGCCAGGACGGGCGGCGCTTCGGCGTCGACCGCGACTTCGAGCGCTCGCTCGCGCTCGACCGCGAGCGTTTCCCCGGCATCGCCGCGACGGCGACGGAGCGCTACCCCGACGAGCCCTACCGCCAGAAGCTCCGGCTGATGCGCGAGCGCCTCGCGCGCGTGAACGACGTCCGTCCCGGGGGTTACGAGTCGGGCGAGGCGCTCGAAGCGGACCTCGCCACGCTCCGCGAGAGCCTCGCGGACAACGGCGGCGAACTGGTCGCGCGCACGCACCTCGACCCCGTCCGACGGCGGGTCGAGACGTTCGGCCTGCGCCTCGCGAGCCTCGACCTCCGCGACCACCGGGCGAACCACACGACCGCGGTCACGGAGGCGTTCTCGCGCGTCGGCGTGGCGTACGACGAACTCGACGAGGCGGAACGGGTCGAGGTGCTGACCGACGCCGTCCTCCAGGAGACGCCGGTCGTCGACCTGACGGACACCGAGGACTGCGACGAGGCGACGACGCGCGTCTTCGAGCGGTTCGCCCGACTCGCCGACTGGCACGCGGAGTACGGCCCCGAGGCCGTCGACGCCTACTGCATCAGCATGACGGAGGAGGCGAGCCACGTCCTCGAGGTGCTGTTCCTCGCCGACCAGGCCGGCGCGGTCGAACTCCCCGACTACTGCCCGATCGACGTCGTTCCCTTGCTCGAGACCGAGTCGGCGCTCTCCGGCGCCCGGGACCTCATGGGGACGCTGTTCGAGAACGAGGCGTACGCGGCGGCGCTGGCCGCCCGCGGCAACGACCAGGAGGTGATGCTCGGCTACTCGGACTCCAACAAGGAGAACGGCTTTCTCGCGGCCAACTGGGACCTCTACCGCAACCAGCGCCGGCTCGCGGACATCGCGAACGAGTTCGACGTGTCGCTCCGGCTGTTTCACGGCCGCGGCGGTTCCATCTCCCGTGGGGGCGGCCCGATGAACGAGGCGTTGCTCGCGCTGCCCGCCGAGACGGTGACGGGACGGGTGCGCTTCACCGAGCAGGGCGAGGCCATCGCCGAGAAGTACGGCAACCCACACATCGCGGAACGGGAACTCGAACAGATGCTGAACGCGCAGTTGCGCGCGCGAAAGCGGGCTCTCGAACGCGGCGTCGAGTCCGTCCCCGAGCGCTGGGGCGAGGCGATGGAGACGATGGCCGGGGCGGCCCGGACGGCCTACCGCGACCTGCTCGAGACCGAGGGGTTCGTCCGCTACTACGAGCACGTGACGCCCATCGCCGTCATCGAACGGCTGAACCTCGGGTCGCGCCCGGCCTCCCGGAGCGGCGAGCGGACCGTCGAGGACCTCCGGGCCATCCCGTGGGTGTTCTCGTGGACCCAGTCCCGGTGTATCCTTCCCGGATGGTACGGGCTGGCGACGGGGCTCGACGCCTACCTCGATGGAGAGGGGGACCTCGAGAGCCTCCGCGAACTGTACGCCGAGTGGCCGTTCTTCCGGACGATGCTCGACAACGCGGCGCTCGCGCTCGCCCGCACCGACATGGAGATAGCCGCCGAGTACGCCCGCCTCGCCGACGAGGAGAGCCGCGAGCGGTTCTTCCCGACCCTCGAACGCGAGTACGAGCGGGCCGTCGACCTCGTCCTCGCCGTCACCGAGCGCGAGGACGTCCTCAGCAGGCAGTGGCTCCGCGAGAGCCTCCGGGCGCGCAACCCACACGTCGACCCGCTGAACTTCCTGCAGGTGGCGCTGCTCTCGCGGTCCGACCGGACGCCGGTCGGCGAGCGCACCCTCCGGCTCACCGTCCAGGGCATCGCCGCGGGGATGAAGAACACCGGATAG
- a CDS encoding 7-carboxy-7-deazaguanine synthase QueE: protein MPVNADRTTLRESADEGDLPVNELFYSLQGEGKLAGVPSVFVRTSGCNLRCWFCDSYHTSWEPTHAWMTVDDVVGEVERHDRAQHVVLTGGEPLLHESSVELLERLSAAGYHTTVETNGTIYREAPVDLASVSPKLASSTPTAANAPEGTDPGVWTDRHDEKRIDLDALVRLVETYETQVKFVVTGREDVEEATDLVEAVREHASVAVPDADVLLMPEGTTREALAERRHLVADLATEYGYRYTPRLHVDLWDDAPGT from the coding sequence ATGCCGGTCAACGCCGACCGGACGACCCTCCGCGAGTCGGCCGACGAGGGCGACCTCCCGGTCAACGAACTGTTCTACTCGCTGCAGGGGGAGGGGAAACTCGCGGGCGTCCCGAGCGTCTTCGTCCGGACGAGCGGGTGCAACCTCCGGTGCTGGTTCTGTGACTCCTATCACACCTCCTGGGAGCCGACCCACGCCTGGATGACCGTCGACGACGTGGTCGGGGAGGTCGAACGCCACGACCGGGCGCAGCACGTCGTGCTCACCGGCGGCGAACCCCTCCTCCACGAGTCGAGCGTCGAGTTGCTGGAACGGCTGTCGGCGGCGGGCTACCACACGACGGTCGAGACCAACGGGACCATCTACCGCGAGGCACCCGTCGACCTGGCGAGCGTCAGCCCGAAACTCGCCTCCAGTACGCCCACCGCGGCGAACGCTCCGGAGGGGACCGACCCCGGTGTCTGGACCGACCGACACGACGAGAAACGAATCGACCTCGACGCGCTCGTCCGCCTGGTCGAGACCTACGAGACGCAGGTGAAGTTCGTCGTCACCGGGCGCGAGGACGTCGAGGAGGCGACCGACCTCGTCGAGGCGGTCCGCGAGCACGCGAGCGTCGCCGTCCCGGACGCGGACGTCCTGCTCATGCCCGAGGGGACGACGCGGGAGGCGCTCGCGGAGCGCCGCCACCTGGTGGCCGACCTCGCGACCGAGTACGGCTATCGCTACACGCCGCGACTGCACGTCGACCTCTGGGACGACGCACCGGGGACCTGA
- a CDS encoding 6-pyruvoyl trahydropterin synthase family protein: MSRGVLEEQTRDALAAAGERTLHVGRDRPIRISAGHRLLHHDGKCSRPHGHNYEVSVTVRGELTEEGWVVDKGDVTSVVDEWDHRFLVERGDPLVEAFEAAGDGDALVVLDHPPTAEVMAVVLESRLRDALPETVSAVSVSVAETGELSTGD; encoded by the coding sequence ATGAGTAGAGGAGTCCTCGAAGAGCAGACCCGCGACGCGCTCGCCGCCGCCGGCGAGCGGACCCTCCACGTCGGACGCGACCGGCCCATCCGCATCAGCGCGGGCCACCGCCTCCTGCACCACGACGGGAAGTGCTCGCGTCCGCACGGCCACAACTACGAGGTGAGCGTGACGGTCCGCGGCGAACTCACCGAGGAGGGGTGGGTGGTGGACAAGGGCGACGTCACGAGCGTCGTCGACGAGTGGGACCACCGCTTCCTCGTCGAGCGGGGCGACCCGCTGGTCGAGGCGTTCGAGGCCGCCGGCGACGGCGACGCGCTCGTCGTCCTCGACCATCCGCCGACCGCCGAGGTGATGGCCGTCGTCCTGGAGTCGCGACTGCGCGACGCGCTGCCCGAGACCGTCAGCGCGGTGTCCGTCTCCGTCGCCGAGACGGGCGAACTCAGCACCGGAGACTGA
- a CDS encoding DEAD/DEAH box helicase, protein MSEQSESDDAGLSAARFHEVVQELGRPVLSASDAARILGVSQATASDLLDTLADAGRIERVDVSGDPVVWYPSDLQSFADREHVIAFPDRRELVVEHPEQFTRAQLAQFAHLVDSTRDGAYIYRIREEDIWQAPYDHLDGLLRTMRSVLPERSPHLEEWVERQWTRARRFALVTHPDGYTLLSASSPDLMGNVARQKLEAGEHLRADVSDTESWVNDDAVGEVKRVLYEAGYPVQDQRDLETGDPLDVDLTLDLREYQAHWVERFEESGSGVFVGPPGSGKTVAAMGAMASVGGETLVLVPSRDLAEQWHASLLEHTTLTDEQIGEYHGGTKEIRPVTIATYQTAGMDRHRMLFDERRWGLIVYDEVHHVPAAVYRRSADLQAKHRLGLSATPTREDDREKEIFTLIGPPIGTDWSALFEAGFVAEPEVEIRYVPWGDDLSRNEYASAEGHERRQVAAMNPAKVDAVRALLDAHPDQKTLVFVEYLEQGRILAEALDAPFISGEMRHGERGVHFRAFRDGERETLVISRVGDEGIDLPNAEVAIVASGLGGSRRQGAQRAGRTMRPTGSARMYVLATRGTTEEDYARRQLRHLASKGVRVTEGDAPGFEEGSEGEESGNDDADFDDRDDLDAA, encoded by the coding sequence GTGTCAGAACAGTCCGAGTCCGACGACGCGGGACTGAGCGCGGCGCGATTCCACGAGGTCGTCCAGGAACTCGGCCGGCCGGTGCTCTCGGCGAGCGACGCGGCGCGTATCCTCGGCGTCTCGCAGGCGACGGCGAGCGACCTGCTCGACACGCTCGCGGACGCCGGCCGCATCGAGCGCGTCGACGTCTCCGGCGACCCCGTCGTCTGGTACCCGAGCGACCTCCAGTCGTTCGCCGACCGCGAACACGTCATCGCCTTCCCCGACCGCCGGGAACTCGTCGTCGAACACCCCGAGCAGTTCACGCGCGCGCAACTCGCGCAGTTCGCCCACCTCGTCGACTCCACGCGCGACGGTGCCTACATCTACCGCATCCGTGAGGAGGACATCTGGCAGGCCCCCTACGACCACCTCGACGGCCTTCTCCGGACCATGCGCTCGGTCCTCCCGGAACGCTCGCCACACCTGGAGGAGTGGGTCGAGCGCCAGTGGACCCGCGCGCGGCGCTTCGCGCTCGTGACCCACCCCGACGGCTACACCCTCCTCTCGGCGTCGAGTCCGGACCTGATGGGCAACGTCGCTCGCCAGAAACTGGAGGCCGGCGAGCACCTCCGGGCGGACGTCTCGGACACCGAGAGCTGGGTCAACGACGACGCCGTCGGCGAGGTGAAGCGGGTCCTCTACGAGGCGGGCTACCCCGTCCAGGACCAGCGCGACCTGGAGACGGGCGACCCGCTGGACGTCGACCTCACCCTCGACCTCCGCGAGTACCAGGCCCACTGGGTCGAGCGCTTCGAGGAGTCGGGGTCGGGCGTGTTCGTCGGCCCGCCCGGCAGCGGCAAGACCGTCGCCGCGATGGGGGCGATGGCGAGCGTCGGCGGCGAGACGCTCGTGCTCGTTCCGAGCCGCGACCTCGCCGAGCAGTGGCACGCGAGTCTCCTCGAACACACGACGCTCACCGACGAGCAGATCGGCGAGTACCACGGCGGTACGAAGGAGATACGACCCGTCACCATCGCCACCTACCAGACCGCCGGGATGGACCGCCACCGCATGCTGTTCGACGAGCGACGCTGGGGACTCATCGTCTACGACGAGGTCCACCACGTCCCGGCCGCCGTCTACCGCCGGTCGGCCGACTTGCAGGCGAAACACCGACTGGGGCTGTCCGCGACACCCACCCGCGAGGACGACCGCGAGAAGGAGATATTCACCCTCATCGGCCCGCCCATCGGCACCGACTGGAGCGCGCTGTTCGAGGCGGGGTTCGTCGCCGAACCCGAAGTCGAGATCCGGTACGTGCCGTGGGGCGACGACCTCTCGCGCAACGAGTACGCGAGCGCCGAGGGCCACGAGCGCCGGCAGGTCGCGGCGATGAACCCCGCGAAGGTCGACGCCGTCCGCGCCCTGCTCGACGCTCACCCCGACCAGAAGACGCTCGTGTTCGTCGAGTACCTGGAGCAGGGTCGCATCCTCGCTGAAGCCCTCGACGCGCCCTTCATCTCCGGGGAGATGCGCCACGGCGAGCGGGGCGTCCACTTCCGGGCGTTCCGCGACGGCGAGCGCGAGACGCTCGTCATCTCGCGGGTCGGCGACGAGGGTATCGACCTGCCGAACGCGGAGGTGGCCATCGTCGCCTCCGGACTGGGCGGGTCGCGCAGGCAGGGCGCCCAGCGCGCCGGCCGCACGATGCGCCCGACCGGGAGCGCGCGCATGTACGTCCTCGCCACACGCGGGACGACCGAGGAGGACTACGCCCGCCGCCAGTTGCGCCACCTCGCGAGCAAGGGCGTGCGCGTGACGGAAGGGGACGCACCGGGGTTCGAGGAGGGGAGCGAGGGAGAGGAGAGTGGGAACGACGACGCCGATTTCGACGACAGGGACGACCTCGACGCCGCCTGA
- a CDS encoding aldehyde dehydrogenase family protein → MAQTTVDADRFSAEADWDVLYLDGERERGDRDALEVDDPATEEVFTTVPAGTVEDVDAAYETAAEAGREWAARPPQERAAVVERAVEVVEEHRETLVDLLGTESGSTVVKANAELDTALGMMREAVSFPTRVGGEVKESLTPGKENLAKREPVGVVGVISPWNFPFHLSMRAVAPALALGNGVVLKPASTTPITGGLLLARLFEAAGLPEGLLNVVPGHGSDIGDRMAGHPEASVVAFTGSTGVGKGVAKQAVDHLAYPAMELGGNNPHVVLSDADVDAAVDSAVFGSFLHQGQICISINRHLVHESVYDEYVEKLTERAASLPVGDPHDPDTVVGPIIDDDQRDQILAYVEETVEQGATLETGGEAEGRFVEPTVLSGATNDMSAACNEHFGPVAPVVPVADDEEAVELANDTEYGLAASVHSTDRERAERVADRIDAGMVHINDQPVNDEPHVPFGGVKASGIGRFNGEYIMEELTRTKWVSVQRDERDYPF, encoded by the coding sequence ATGGCGCAAACCACAGTCGACGCCGACCGATTCAGCGCAGAAGCCGACTGGGACGTCCTCTACCTCGACGGGGAGCGCGAACGCGGCGACCGCGACGCGCTCGAGGTCGACGACCCGGCCACCGAGGAGGTGTTCACGACGGTCCCCGCCGGCACCGTTGAGGACGTGGACGCGGCCTACGAGACGGCCGCCGAGGCGGGCCGCGAGTGGGCCGCGCGTCCGCCCCAGGAGCGCGCCGCCGTCGTCGAGCGCGCCGTCGAGGTGGTCGAGGAGCACCGCGAGACGCTCGTCGACCTGCTCGGAACCGAATCCGGAAGCACGGTCGTGAAGGCGAACGCGGAACTCGACACCGCCCTCGGGATGATGCGCGAGGCCGTCTCCTTCCCCACCCGCGTCGGCGGCGAGGTGAAGGAGTCACTCACGCCGGGCAAGGAGAACCTCGCCAAGCGCGAACCCGTCGGCGTGGTCGGCGTCATCTCGCCGTGGAACTTCCCCTTCCACCTCTCGATGCGCGCCGTCGCCCCCGCGCTCGCGCTCGGGAACGGCGTCGTCCTCAAGCCCGCCTCCACGACGCCCATCACCGGTGGCCTGCTCCTCGCACGGCTCTTCGAGGCCGCCGGCCTCCCCGAGGGCCTGCTGAACGTCGTCCCCGGTCACGGCTCCGACATCGGTGACCGGATGGCGGGACACCCCGAGGCGTCCGTCGTCGCCTTCACCGGGTCGACCGGCGTCGGGAAGGGCGTCGCGAAGCAGGCCGTCGACCACCTCGCGTACCCCGCGATGGAACTCGGCGGGAACAACCCGCACGTCGTCCTCTCCGACGCCGACGTGGACGCCGCCGTCGACTCTGCGGTGTTCGGTAGCTTCCTCCACCAGGGCCAGATATGCATCTCCATCAACCGACACCTCGTCCACGAGTCCGTCTACGACGAGTACGTCGAGAAGCTCACCGAACGCGCCGCCTCCCTCCCCGTCGGCGACCCCCACGACCCCGACACGGTCGTCGGCCCCATCATCGACGACGACCAGCGCGACCAGATACTGGCGTACGTCGAGGAGACCGTCGAGCAGGGCGCGACGCTCGAAACCGGCGGCGAGGCGGAGGGACGGTTCGTCGAGCCAACCGTCCTCTCCGGCGCCACCAACGACATGAGCGCCGCCTGCAACGAGCACTTCGGCCCCGTCGCCCCCGTCGTCCCCGTCGCCGACGACGAGGAGGCGGTCGAACTCGCCAACGACACCGAGTACGGGCTGGCCGCCTCGGTCCACTCGACGGACCGCGAGCGCGCCGAACGCGTCGCCGACCGCATCGACGCCGGGATGGTCCACATCAACGACCAGCCGGTGAACGACGAGCCGCACGTCCCCTTCGGCGGCGTGAAGGCCTCCGGTATCGGGCGGTTCAACGGCGAGTACATCATGGAGGAACTCACCCGGACGAAGTGGGTGTCCGTCCAGCGCGACGAGCGCGACTATCCGTTCTAA
- a CDS encoding haloalkane dehalogenase → MARVTTPEERFDDLPEFPYDPSFVTVGDDLRMAYVDEGSGEETFLCLHGEPTWSFLYRKMIPTLAERGRVVAPDFVGFGRSEKFTDRDAYTYDLHYRTLVEFVEALDLHDVTLVCQDWGGILGLPVAVNHPERFARLVAMNTGVPSGRQEMPEEWEAFRSFVERVEELPVGMLVQNATATDLSEEVLAAYEAPFHTEAAKAGARAWPDMVPRKGGGDGAETTRAAASRLAEWEKPAFVLFADSDPITRGNRDPLRDLIPTASDQPDTWVEGAMHFLQEDAGEELAEEIVAFVDRT, encoded by the coding sequence ATGGCGCGCGTCACCACGCCCGAAGAGCGCTTCGACGACCTCCCCGAGTTCCCCTACGACCCCTCGTTCGTCACCGTCGGCGACGACCTGCGGATGGCCTACGTCGACGAGGGGTCGGGCGAGGAGACGTTCCTCTGCCTGCACGGCGAACCGACCTGGTCGTTCCTCTACCGGAAGATGATACCGACGCTCGCGGAACGAGGGCGCGTCGTCGCGCCCGACTTCGTCGGGTTCGGACGGTCGGAGAAGTTCACCGACCGCGACGCCTACACGTACGACCTCCACTACCGGACGCTCGTCGAGTTCGTCGAGGCGCTCGACCTGCACGACGTCACCCTCGTCTGTCAGGACTGGGGCGGCATCCTCGGTCTCCCCGTCGCCGTGAACCACCCCGAGCGGTTCGCTCGCCTCGTCGCCATGAACACCGGCGTCCCGAGCGGCCGCCAGGAGATGCCCGAGGAGTGGGAGGCGTTCCGGTCGTTCGTCGAACGGGTCGAGGAACTCCCCGTCGGTATGCTCGTCCAGAACGCGACGGCGACCGACCTCTCCGAGGAGGTGCTCGCGGCGTACGAGGCGCCGTTCCACACGGAGGCGGCGAAGGCGGGCGCCCGCGCGTGGCCCGACATGGTCCCCAGGAAGGGTGGTGGCGACGGGGCGGAGACGACCCGCGCGGCGGCGTCGCGACTCGCCGAGTGGGAGAAACCGGCGTTCGTGCTCTTCGCCGACTCGGACCCCATCACGCGGGGGAACCGCGACCCGTTGCGCGACCTCATCCCGACGGCGAGCGACCAGCCGGACACGTGGGTCGAGGGGGCGATGCACTTCCTGCAGGAGGACGCAGGCGAGGAGCTAGCCGAGGAAATCGTGGCGTTCGTCGACCGGACGTGA
- a CDS encoding ubiquitin-like small modifier protein 1: MRVQFEFYGTLRDAVGERQFAREVPDDATVTAALRAVATDHESLAPLVFDGEGRLRPHVNVLVNGESVRARAGGATPLAADDTVGAAPAVAGGCA; encoded by the coding sequence ATGCGCGTACAGTTCGAGTTCTACGGGACGCTCCGCGACGCCGTCGGGGAGCGCCAGTTCGCCCGCGAGGTCCCCGACGACGCCACCGTGACCGCGGCGCTGCGCGCGGTCGCCACCGACCACGAGTCGCTCGCCCCGCTCGTCTTCGACGGCGAGGGGCGCCTCCGACCGCACGTGAACGTCCTCGTCAACGGCGAGAGCGTTCGCGCGCGCGCCGGAGGGGCGACGCCGCTCGCTGCCGACGACACGGTCGGTGCGGCCCCGGCGGTCGCGGGGGGATGCGCGTGA
- a CDS encoding MBL fold metallo-hydrolase, translating to MRAISLGNTAFEGLNNAYLLEGEVTTLLDTGVSTDETREQLRAGLADHGLGFEDIEQVLLTHFHADHAGLAGEIQEAGGAVVRVHEADRPLVEQDPDAEEALAARQQSLLDEWGMPADAQAELLDFLGNQHDISGRPATVETVEPGDIVLAGDRELEVVYLPGHTDGLCGYAFESDYRSFAGASGDELFSGDALLPYYTPNVGGADVRVERPLERYLGTLSTLVERDYARAWPGHRGPIVDVAGRAADIVVHHRERTDRVLDVLDAHGPADAWTVSAHLFGDLRYIHILHGPGEAYAHLGHLEAAGVVDRNGREYEVVDRDADLDALFPAIPDGLARPGPI from the coding sequence GTGAGGGCCATCAGCCTCGGCAACACGGCCTTCGAGGGGCTGAACAACGCCTACCTGCTGGAGGGGGAGGTGACCACGCTCCTCGACACCGGCGTCTCGACCGACGAGACCCGCGAGCAACTGCGCGCGGGGCTCGCCGACCACGGCCTCGGGTTCGAGGATATCGAACAGGTGCTCCTCACGCACTTCCACGCCGACCACGCCGGTCTCGCCGGCGAGATACAGGAGGCGGGCGGCGCCGTCGTCCGCGTGCACGAGGCGGACCGGCCGCTGGTCGAGCAGGACCCCGACGCCGAGGAAGCGCTCGCGGCGCGCCAGCAGTCGCTACTGGACGAGTGGGGGATGCCGGCCGACGCTCAGGCGGAACTACTCGACTTCCTCGGGAACCAGCACGACATCTCCGGTCGCCCCGCAACCGTCGAGACGGTCGAACCGGGCGACATCGTCCTCGCCGGCGACCGAGAACTGGAGGTGGTCTACCTGCCGGGACACACCGACGGCCTCTGCGGCTACGCCTTCGAGAGCGACTACCGCTCGTTCGCCGGCGCGAGCGGCGACGAACTGTTCAGCGGGGACGCCCTGCTCCCGTACTACACCCCGAACGTCGGCGGCGCGGACGTCCGCGTCGAGCGGCCGCTGGAACGCTACCTCGGCACGCTCTCGACGCTCGTCGAGCGCGACTACGCCCGCGCGTGGCCCGGCCACCGCGGTCCCATCGTGGACGTCGCCGGGCGCGCGGCCGACATCGTCGTCCACCACCGCGAGCGGACCGACCGCGTCCTCGACGTCCTCGACGCCCACGGCCCCGCGGACGCCTGGACCGTGAGCGCCCACCTCTTCGGCGACCTCCGGTACATCCACATCCTCCACGGGCCGGGCGAGGCGTACGCCCACCTCGGGCACCTCGAGGCGGCGGGCGTCGTCGACCGGAACGGGCGAGAGTACGAGGTCGTCGACCGCGACGCCGACCTCGACGCCCTCTTCCCCGCGATTCCGGACGGTCTCGCCCGTCCCGGACCCATCTGA
- a CDS encoding HalOD1 output domain-containing protein: protein MAVRTMEQIGGTDGTNAVAGQATVDWESADPIVDALVDALVEATDSDPAELDPLFEYVDPDALTALFAPQSGVQLPAVTAVRFAYGDYAVVVQQDGDVVVREQ, encoded by the coding sequence ATGGCTGTCAGAACGATGGAACAAATCGGTGGGACAGATGGGACGAACGCGGTCGCCGGGCAGGCTACGGTGGACTGGGAGTCGGCCGACCCGATCGTCGACGCGCTCGTCGACGCGCTCGTGGAGGCGACGGACTCGGACCCCGCCGAACTCGACCCGCTGTTCGAGTACGTCGACCCGGACGCGCTCACCGCGCTGTTCGCCCCGCAGTCGGGGGTCCAACTGCCGGCGGTCACGGCGGTTCGCTTCGCGTACGGCGACTACGCCGTCGTCGTGCAGCAGGACGGCGACGTCGTCGTCCGGGAGCAGTAA